Genomic window (Rhododendron vialii isolate Sample 1 chromosome 4a, ASM3025357v1):
GTTCAAGTCCTTTGGTTCGGAAAGGCTTAGCATCAGGGTGTGCCTATAAGTTGAGAAATCAAAAGGGCCTAAAGTTAAAAAACAGATTgtagaattttaaaatttgttgttGATTGGGTTGCCTAATGTGAAGGTACCTGAAGGTAAAGTTGCCAATCAGTGTCTGACATTGTGACTGTTCCAGTAGCCTCATCCCATCCTAGCCCTGTTTGCTTGACTTTTAGTGCCACAAATGCCTTATATGCCTTCTTCAAACGCGCAAATTTGCCCTGTAATTTTTTTGCAGTATATCCCCTCCTCCTCAACCTTACTGTCATCTCTCCTTCAATGGATGTCCACTGCCTAGCCGTAAAGTTTCTATCCTTCTTGCTACTTGTTTGTCCCTCTTTCTTCACCTCATCAAGCATTATATTTATGAAAGTTTCCACAGTGGAGTACCCCCACATCCCAATATCCGACAAATCATCAGCCATTCTAGCCTAGTTCAAGCAACAAAAGGGTATATAGAACACGACACATTAGTTACCACTAAGAAGGTTTATAGCCTAGTTTGaagcaaaatagaaaaaggtCTCCACTACTACTATTTTGCCACACTGTAatgaaagaaaacaataaaaatagtGTTCACTTCTTTTACATAAAGGTGGAGGTCCATTTTGATTTTAGCGGATCCTAAACTAATAACATAATCCACATATCACTTTAACCTTGGCTTGATCCTAAACCTTCAAATAGATGACATAGATAATTTTCAATAatgtaaaaagcaaaaaaaaaaaattaccaaaagcaCACAACAAACACTTATTCCGGGCTAACAAGTAAGAGTCATATACCACTGGTATGCTATTCTCGCCGGTGCACGACTCTTCTGAAGGGAGAGGATAAGATGAATGCTTCTTCTTCTCGACTGAAACTTTGCTTGGAACTTGTCTTGGAGGCGtctttggagaaaaaatttggCCTACATAGAAACATCACAGAAAAGTTAGGACCatcacaaaataaattataCATAGCTTCAAATCAGAAAACTCTTCTAAAAATTGTTCAAGTTTATAAATTAAAATCGCACTACCATACTGTCGATTGAATACCTCTAGCTTTTCGAATTTTTGTCTGTCGGAGAACCCATCTTCCGCACCTCACAACGTTTGCCCCAACCTTCTCCGTGGTGGTGTTCTTCGATCGTTTGTGGTTTTTAAGAGCACGGATTGGGGCCATTATATAGAAAAAAAAGGGTGAGTCTGGGTGAAGATAAAGAAGACCTAAATGGTATACCGTGAGATTTGCAAATCTACTTGAATGATGGGTGTGACTACTCGTTTAGAGAGCTTTGTGCAGAGAGAAGACAAGGTTGAGATCTGTGCTAGTGGTTGAGAGTTAAAGGGGTGAGATGACTTCTCCAGCAAAGATACAGATCAGTAAAGGCGGTGAGTGGGTGGGTGTGtgtgagacagagagagagagagaggggcgtgTGAGATTCGCTCTGTATACTCTGtagaaattgaagaaaaaagggaGTAGAGGAGATGAATATTACCGTTGAATTTTGCAGAGAGAGGAAAAATGGGAGATGAAGATAGCCCCCGTACAGTAGCAGCAGCAGCTAGGGCTTGTGTGCAGAAAGGCAGTGGATGCGTCTACTCAGAGGTTAAAGAGGAGGGAGGAAGAAAATGTTTTACTGTGgttcaaaaaattatctcaCGGTACCCAATTTTCAACATTGAACCGAATACGGGTTATGGGCTTTTAAACCCAAAACCCGGTTTGCAAAGCCCAAACGAACATAGCCATATGTCCTGAGATTTTTCCGATGACAAAATAATTAACTTTGTAAAAGGGTGCAAGCGTGAAAGTACATCTTTTGTTGTTTACAGACGACAGACGTTAGTTGACTACTCTCACAAAACAGCTAGCAGTGTAATGGTGGAAATCGAAGATGAGGTTCTTGTAACTGCCAGAAACCTGAGGGGTGGTCCTTGTATTTAACCCAGTTTGTATGTTTTGGAATTACTCCATCAATATTGATATTGATGTGTGTATAAGATAATGATGTGATTTAAGGCATGAATTATGTCCATTATAGCATATGTTATGAAGACACCACTTATAGAAAAAAGGACTATTAGAGTGGAGCTAGGGCCGGCCCTAGGCATAGGCCCACCAGGCGACCACTAAGGCCTTCCGTTTTGGGCTCAATAACAGGGCCCCAAAATAGTggaatatattaaatattactccctccgtccctttttaaatgtcctgcctcgtaactccaacttattaaaaagatatcatcattatacctttcacatcaactttttcctccactttccctacttatccatcatcattacacttttatttactaacttttcaaaatggaatctacttttagggacaaaatggacaattcaccaacttttacccactaactttacaaaatggacacttattaagggacagcccaaaatggaatactggactgtaataaagggacggagggagtatatatgtTGACTATTTTACAAGTAGGGTGATGTACCACAATGGTAAGTCGCGGTTAGACCATGAGATTGTGAGTTCGATCCCTATCCCATCTATTTAgagaaaattaaataggcatcctattcactagacttatttaggtgtccatcctagagattttaaatacttatgttctCATCCTGAAAATGCATTATTTCCCATTACAGCCTTAGTTATATAttaatatagatatagatattatatattgatttttgattttcccATATTTTTACGAATGTTTTTAGTGCTCCACAAAATAGGGGATTTAGGGTTTCCATTCTCCCCAAAATCAGGGATTCCATACCCAACGTAAATACCACAGCCTATTAAAATCCTCTCTAGAAAAAACCCCTACCCAATTTACCCCAATCCCATCCCCCACAGCCGCCGAAAAAATGCTCGTCCAAGACCTCACACCTCCGCCTGCTGCCGCACGAAACAGCACCGTCAAGAGCAGCGAAGCCGGAGACTAGACCTGGGCATGGGCCTAGATCAAGGCTGAGGCCCACCGTGACGCCGAGTCGGAGCCGGCCCTGGCCAGAGCTACCTTTACTCCACCATCATCTCCCACTCAAGCTTTGCTCCTCCACCCTCCTGTACAACCTCTTCCTTGAcaccctctcctcctccaccgtCGCCGACCTCCCCGCCGCCCACGAGCGGGACCCTTCCTGCACCTCCTTCTCCCACTGCCTCTTGAACTACAAGGGGTTCTTGTCCATCCAGGCCCACCGCGTGGCGCACAACTTGTGGACCCATAACATGAAGCTGTTGGTTACAGATACGGCTGAATGTGAGGCAAGCAAAAGAGTGGATACTGTAAAGGTGTGTACTACAAAGTGTTAGATGAACAACAAGCGGCAATGGGTCCACAGATTGCCGACATGTTCGCAGTTGACATACACTCCGGGCTAAAATCAGAAAGGGATTGTGAATTGATaatattttgttcatctacctcgattgaAACCTATACTtgtcaaaacttgtcacattttatgatttttgtcatgttttttatttgatcaagtTTTGTTCATTTACCTCGATCGAAACCTACATTTTTCGAAGCTTGtcatgttttctgatttttgtcatgttttttattttgataatgttttgttcatctacctcgatcgaAACCTACACGTCTCGAAACTTGCATGTTCTCcgattttgtcatgttttttaattgatcttgttttgttcatctacctcaatcaggttttgccatgttttgtgaattgatcatgttttgccATATTTTCCGGCTTACACATTCGTTTTTGTAAGagtcatgttttctttttagattttaggggaatgaaaaatgagagagaagattatgtgagaaaaaattcaaaagattaggtgagagaaatgtttgaaagaggagagagaattgagataattagaaaagagagagagagagagagagagagagagagagagagagagagagagagagatagatagatagatttgaaaaattaagagaaagaaagggtagtttaggatttaattgaatttgaggatggaaagataagcatttaaacacattaggatGAGCACCTAAATAAGTAGGGTAAAAGCCTAAAAGGGATGGCTAATTAAATTCCCCATCTATTTTTTAATGCCACAATTTTGCTACCTGTTCAAAAAAAGATAGTAGtaatatatatactaaaaaattgGGAGCCCCATTTTCAAACACTGCCTAGGGTCTCAGAAATCTCAGGGCCAGGCCTGAGTGGAGCCCGTGATATTGAGAAGGGATTGCTTTTCCTTTGAATTGTATTTGAGTTTTGACTTATTGGAGACAGGCTCAGAAGTTTGGCAAATTATAGGTGTTCGTCTTGCTACTGAAGAGTGGGCAGTAAGACATGTCTTATTTTTCACAAGGTATTGCATGCTAATCAAATATGAGtgttaatttcttcttcttctttattcgGAATGACGTATTTCAATGCTCAACAGGAGAATCAACTAGAATCATTGGTAGAACAAATGAAGAATTATTCCTGAAGATTGGGAAAAATCCTTGTTCAAAAGAAAATAGCAGCTGAAAATGacttcaaaaaaaagaacattagAATACAAAATATAAACAGTTCAGCCATACCAAATAATTAAACCTTAATGCGCAAGGCTCAAGCATGCGCCAGATTGAAGTAAAgccacattttcaaaattaaacctCTTGAAAatccttatttatttatttatttattgatcgGAATGACATATTTCAATGCTCAATGAGAGAGGTTGCTAGCTCAGACAATTCTTCATCTGTGACCGTGGAGATGGGCCCAAAGACCATATCAGAAACAAAATGCAGAGTGAAAAGAATAAAGAGCTAGAAAGAACTTTGTGGTTACTTTCCGAGCTTTCCATCCAATGCAGTTTATAAGTATGGAATGAAAACATTTTGATGTTGTGGTAGAAATATTTCATGGTTTTGACATTTCATATATAGGCTATTTCAATATCTAAGCGTTTGGTATCAATAATAATTGGCCTGTTTCGTATTGGCTTTCGTTGGCTTTCCTTAGTTCGTTCTTCATAACCATGTCAGCCATAAGCATAGCCTCACACAGGAATTCCCAAGTTTGTTAACGATGCTCCGATGCTGCAACAACCTTGGGATTTACAGAGGGCCTTTGGAGGTTCGGCTGCTGATGGAGAGGAACCTTGTACGTCTTCATGTGAACGACGAATGGATACTTGCTAAATTGTATTTGAATATTCTTACAGGGCCGTCGTTCCTTTCCTCAGAGAAGGGTGTAAACTGATAGTATATTTATCGGGAAATTGTTAGTTTATTTTGATGGGGTCTACAAATTTCCGATTTTGAGGTTAGTAGATGCATTTTTGGATTCCGATGGATTGAACTTAAAGATATTTACTTGTAGGGATGGCTCATGATGATGGTGGTAGAGCAAATTGGCAAGATCCAAAACACCATAATTGCTTGCTTAACCATGCACGATTATCGTTAGAAAACTTGCGTTTCATATACATTTTTTGACGAATCCAATGATCCAAATGCTTTTTAGGACAATGCTCAACAACATGCGGATAATTTTGAAGCAAGAGGAGGATTGACCCAAGCTGACCAGATTTTTATGCTCAACTTTCGTAAGCAAATTGCAATGCAGTTGAACGCTACAAACTATATATTCTTGAATATTAAGTGTAATTTTGCTACTTTAATACTGACGAAGTTTCAGTAATCAACAATATTTAGTATAATTGTCTATCGTCTTGCTATGTTTTGAGTATGTTGTTATGATTTTGATAGATGTATGTTTATTAAGAGAATTGATTGTGTTTTACCAGTTCAACATGAATCTAAGAAGGGCAAAGCTGAAAACAGTCGCTGTGACCATTGGTCGGTGATATTGGGGAGGTCGGCGACGCCCCACTTAGCGCCGTAGATGACGGATGTGGCGCGAACGTGGAGGAGGATGACGGCGTCACCTAGGCACAGGTAGTGTGGACAACCCACTCGACGACAAAGGAGTAGGAGAACTACAAGACGGCAAGAGGAGGAGGCGGTTATTGTGTGGCGGTGGGTGAAGCAGATATTTGGTTGCGGCTGATTTGGGGATCTAGAAACTGTGGTTCAAGcgacgtgagagagagagagaattatcaATTTTTGTCCAAGCATCGGTGCTCATCACATACAGATCAGCTCAGATGTTGTCTTGAAAGGAAGGACTAAGAATACTTAATACACAATCCTAATAACctttcattatttatttatcacTAGGATAGAAGCCAAACCCAAAACTAACCCGCTTAACGGATTGCATATTCTCATCGAACCAATTCCATTCGGAATTCGGAATCTCCCAAAACTGCGGTCTGGTGGAGGGATTGCATAGAATCATCAAGGGATATCATATCCAACGAGAGATGAATGTatgcaaaccaaaccaaaccattacAGATACAAACCCCCTAtatatagaaaaataattttgcccACTTTCTTCACTAGTGTAACGTTAGATTGTCTCTCAAAAATGGGAAATTGAGATTGATGTTGCCGTTATTAAACTCATCGTTGTAAATTATTGAGACTTCATGGTAATCGGTTACAAAATTTTGAGTAGTTATTAAGAGAGAGGTTGAATTGAGATTGGGATTGAGAGTGACCTGGGTTAGGAGATGAACCAAAGCGTACTTTatccaattgttttttttatgcaGGGAGACCTCGTGTGTTGAAGAAGCGATCTACTATTTTCTATATTGGACCGTGCGAGCGTAGGTGACCTCGCGTGTTAGGACTTGGAGATCTTGATAAAGACTCGCGCTGCCAAAGTGCGAGCTTATGTTTCATACGCGACCACACGTGTTGAAGATTGGATCTAGGTATGGACTCGCGTTTGCGGAGTGCGAGCCTATGTTTGATATGCGACCTCGCGTGTTGAAAACTGGATCTTGTCAAAAGACTCGTGTTTTCAAAGTGCGAGTCTAATGTTTGATACTCCATATTCCTTGTCTTGTCCACAACCCCACCCCCGTATAAAAGGGGCTGTAATGGAAGGGATAATTCTAAGTAccgaaaatgaaatttattttagcATTTTAAAATTGATGGAGAGGCTATAAAACAACGTTGTTTTGTATATTAACATAGTTGAATTTTAGAGTCTCtttatcaatttttagagtgccaaaatcacaatcattttttagagtatcaaaatcacaatcctaCCGAAAATAcaccgaaaaagaaaaatcaactgCTCAGAttctgcggatcaaaaaaaaaactgctcagattcTATTTTTGGGTACATTTTCGGAGCGTTAGCGTTGCTCTGCTCCTGATGGAAGGAAGGGGTTATGTGTTAAAATTTAACTTGGCTGCTCCACTCCATAATTTCCGAGTGCCGAGATACACGTGGGACGGAGTACGTGGTGGGCGCAGCACAGATCTTGgcatttgatttgattattaCTCCAAACGAAACTGATCCCAACAACAAATCATGAAAAGTTGACAAAAACCTACTCCACCACTGTCCTCCTCACAAAACCTTTTCTTTAATCGAGCCTTCTTGCGGTTTTCCCATCTGGGTACCTCTATATACTGAAAAAATACAGGGCACTGTATAGTGAGTTTACAACACTCCTCATAGGCTCATACCCATCAATTCTTGATATTACTCCGCCgcatcttttttgttttcggtCAGTCTTCACTCCTttatctctctcttcaattttttcctcccaCAGATTCCGGATCCTATTGTTTTGCTTTCATGCATATACTGTTTTATTAGTTGTAAATACTTGTGTTTGTGGGTTAATTCGAATAGCAAAAAAGGATC
Coding sequences:
- the LOC131321889 gene encoding uncharacterized protein LOC131321889; translation: MAPIRALKNHKRSKNTTTEKVGANVVRCGRWVLRQTKIRKARGQIFSPKTPPRQVPSKVSVEKKKHSSYPLPSEESCTGENSIPVARMADDLSDIGMWGYSTVETFINIMLDEVKKEGQTSSKKDRNFTARQWTSIEGEMTVRLRRRGYTAKKLQGKFARLKKAYKAFVALKVKQTGLGWDEATGTVTMSDTDWQLYLQAHPDAKPFRTKGLEHYDLLAELLGNTMATGAYAPDSTVGPITTDDEDEMEALMHRMRKGKGLQGDTSSGSKGKRKSDDGQSCGRSHPSKMVRKEHAYEQIAFCQKAKGEWYQTVKIQNTEQVDPKSEPSAIEILNSFKPFVEPTQFLKAFNRLAENLQLRKSFVQLDPDMRRFWVETLE